The DNA region TCTCGGCCCGCGCCTCGGACGGCGGCAGCGGCACCGGCCGCGCGGTCCGGGCGGCGGCGACGTCGACCGTGCGCTCGGGCAGCTCGCCGGCCGCGTGCCGGCCGGCCAGGTCGGCGGCGATCCGCTCGGCGAAGACCAGGCCCTCCAGCAGCGAGTTCGAGGCCAGCCGGTTGGCGCCGTGCACCCCGGTGCAGGCGACCTCGCCGCAGGCGTACAGGCCCGGGACGCTGGTGCGGCCCCGCGGGTCGGTGCGGACGCCGCCGGAGGCGTAGTGCGCGGCCGGGGCGACCGGGATCGGCGCGGTGACCGGGTCGATGCCGTGCGCGCGGCAGGAGGCGAGGATGGTGGGGAAGCGCTGCTCCCACATCTCGGCGCCGAAGTGCCGGCCGTCCAGGAACATGTGCGGGGCGCCCTGCTCCTGCATCCGCCGGGTGATCGCCTTGGCGACGATGTCGCGCGGGGCCAGCTCGGCCAGCTCGTGCTGCCCCACCATGAAGCGGACGCCGTCCGCGTCCACCAGGTGGGCGCCCTCGCCGCGCACCGCCTCGGAGACCAGTGGCTGCTGGCCCTCGGCCTCCGGGCCGAGCCAGAGGACGGTGGGGTGGAACTGGACGAACTCCAGGTCGGTGACGGCGGCGCCGGCCCGCAGCGCCAGCGCCACGCCGTCGCCGGTGGAGACCGCCGGGTTGGTGGTGGCGGAGAACACCTGGCCCATGCCGCCGGTGGCGAGCACCACCGCGCGGGCCCGGACGGCGCCGACGCCGTCGCGCTGGCCCTCGCCCATCACGTGCAGGGTCAGCCCGGCGGCGTGGCCCTCGGCGTCGGTCAGCAGGTCGAGGACGAGCGCGTGCTCGATCAGCTCGATGCCAGGGTCGGCGTGGACGGCGGCGACCAGTGCGCGCGATATCTCGGCGCCGGTCGCGTCCCCGCCCGCGTGCGCGATCCGGCGGCGGTGGTGCCCGCCCTCGCGGGTCAGCAGGATCTCGCCGTCCTCGCCCCGGTCGAACAGGGCGCCGGTGGCGATCAGCCGGCGGACGGCGTCCGGGCCCTCGGTGACCAGGGTGCGGACGGCCTCCTCGTCACAGAGCCCGGCGCCGGCCACCAGGGTGTCGTCCAGGTGCTGCTCGGGGGTGTCCCCCTCGCCCAGGGCGGCCGCGATGCCGCCCTGGGCCCAGCGGGTCGAGCCCTCGTCCAGCACCGCCTTGGTGACCACCATGGCCCGCAGGCCGGCCTTGCGGACGTTGAGGGCGACGGTGAGACCGGCCACCCCGGAGCCGACCACGACCACGTCGGTGGTGGCGGTCCAACCGGGGGTCGGGGCGGTGAGGCGATGCGTCACGGACATGGCTCAGTGGCTCCTTCAGCGCGTGGCCGCGGTGGCCGCGCCGTCTCCGCCACGGTACGCCTGGTCACCACGGAGCAGTCCGGTGCCCTCCTGGGCCTCGGCCGGGTCCCCGCCGAGGCCGGTGATCCGGTTGTGCTCGTCCACGAAGACGATCTTCGGCTCGTAGCCCTTGGCCTCGGCCGTGTCCATCTGCCCGTAGGCGATGAGTATGACCAGGTCGCCGGGGTGGACCAGGCGGGCGGCGGCGCCGTTGATGCCGATCACGCCGGTGCCGCGCGGGCCGGCGATGGTGTAGGTCTCCAGCCGGGCGCCGTTGTTGATGTCGACGATGTGGACCA from Kitasatospora cathayae includes:
- the panD gene encoding aspartate 1-decarboxylase, translating into MLRTMLKSKIHRATVTQADLHYVGSVTVDEDLLDAADLLPGELVHIVDINNGARLETYTIAGPRGTGVIGINGAAARLVHPGDLVILIAYGQMDTAEAKGYEPKIVFVDEHNRITGLGGDPAEAQEGTGLLRGDQAYRGGDGAATAATR
- a CDS encoding L-aspartate oxidase — translated: MSVTHRLTAPTPGWTATTDVVVVGSGVAGLTVALNVRKAGLRAMVVTKAVLDEGSTRWAQGGIAAALGEGDTPEQHLDDTLVAGAGLCDEEAVRTLVTEGPDAVRRLIATGALFDRGEDGEILLTREGGHHRRRIAHAGGDATGAEISRALVAAVHADPGIELIEHALVLDLLTDAEGHAAGLTLHVMGEGQRDGVGAVRARAVVLATGGMGQVFSATTNPAVSTGDGVALALRAGAAVTDLEFVQFHPTVLWLGPEAEGQQPLVSEAVRGEGAHLVDADGVRFMVGQHELAELAPRDIVAKAITRRMQEQGAPHMFLDGRHFGAEMWEQRFPTILASCRAHGIDPVTAPIPVAPAAHYASGGVRTDPRGRTSVPGLYACGEVACTGVHGANRLASNSLLEGLVFAERIAADLAGRHAAGELPERTVDVAAARTARPVPLPPSEARAEIQRLMSRGTGVLRSAASMADTAAGLALIAEQAHSHVAEEKPADPRVETWEAANLLLVATALVAAAAQREETRGCHWREDFPERDDAHWRRHLITTLAASGDPVSTPEEQ